agataaaatattgtcAAGTGCCACTGAGCTACTTTATccacacatacagaaaaatacaaactctgtatctacaaaatgaaaatatctatatGCATTTATTAATCATGAGTGTAGAATTTCATATTTCAATAACAACTGACCCTTGAATAATGCAGCGCTTAGGGGCACTCACCCTTTGCATaattgaaaatccatgtataacttttgattctcccaaaacttaattactaatagcccGCTGGACTGGAAGGCTTACTGATAACATACAGTTGATcaacacacattttgtatgttatatgaattatatactatattcttgcaataaagtaagctagagaaaagaaaatgttattaaaaaaccATAAGAAGATGAAATATATTTACAGTCATGTACTGTATTTATCCAAAACAAATCCATGGGTAAGCAGACTCGCGCAGTTCAAACAGGTATTGATCCAGAGTCAACAATACTTAGGATTCCTGATCAACCTATACAAGGGCTGATTCCTAAGAGACAATATTCAGGATAAAGCATATAAAGCCAACTATTACCAAAACTAAccacttctaaatattttttaaacattaattcctcatcaataaaaaaatgtaagcacACATGTACCTATACGCTATACGCAAATAGGGCCTTCCTAAAATACTACAtataaaacccacaaaaatatatgctttttaaaaggttgaaattaaaaattagaaattctagTTTCTTCCAATGGCTCAATGGATTATACAACCCCAGCAGACATTCCTCTTTGCACTCCACTGGTATAAGCAACTCTTACCTCCCACGTGTCTCCCAATGCTTTCAGCTGTACACATTTCTCAAAGCTGCTGTGTACTTACGTAGAGTCTTAGCTGTTATTACCAAAGATAGCTTAACTCACCTTCCCTCTGAAACCCATCAACATTGCTGGCCCCAGTGAACCATTACTTAAACCTCTCACATTCCTTCTTTCCCAAAGGCTATTTCCCACAACTTATttaagagctgatttttttttttaattcaaaatcccagtagctaaaagaaaaacttaaggATGATATAAAAGTGAATGGCAATGTTATTTCCTCTCTGAAACACCTTAGAATAATGTGAGTGTTGCCTTAGAACACTCTGCCTTTGgaggtttttcttctatttacagTGTACTTTGGCTTTGCAAGAGCAGCTGATTAAATGGAAAGTTGCTCATCCAAAAAGATGCAgcttagagaaaaaaaggatCGACAACctcaataatgaaaatataaaataccgaTCAACCCGATGTGAAAAAAAGCAAACTCGGAcccaaatcaaaataaataaaattataatttctgttctatttaaattaattcagGACACAttttaccaattaaaaaatgactaaTTGACAGTAATAGGACGACAACACTTGTGGTCTCATCGGTACatacattatttttgtaattctcaAAAACTGCAAAATAAAGCCTTAAGTTCATAAAGCCAGTTGGCATCTAATATCCAGAACTTTTCAATGACAAATATTCAGtccttttttccctaaataaTATTTGACGGGCATAACTGCACTATGGGTGACATGGTACAAGGATTTTCTATCTTTACCTTAATGTGAGGTTGTTTGGTTACCAATTCCTATTTTTACTTCCCTTTCTTCAcgaaaaacagaaaagttttttttttctttttttttttttttttctgggacaatCAATATTGATCTATAGTATAAGGAAGAAATCTGTTCAGAATGACTTTGCTCTATTCCTCTGAGTTGGTAGTCAAAAAACATTTGTTACTCCCTGGATAGTCCTGTCCATCAGCTCAGGTGACGGTctgctttaaaaagttaatagcCTTAAAATctacgatttttttttaattagacaaatacaaaatatctaTTCAGTGTTTCTAGTAAACTAATTCAGTATAGGAGGCTCTTTTACATTATAACCtagtttaataaaattaagattaaaaatttagTAATGTTTTTAGATGGCAATAAATCAAAGCAAttaaccttctcttttttttaaatatgaagaaagtaATTCAGGTATGGGTGATGAAAATACAGATATGTTGACTAAAATGTATCccctgtaagattttttttcaagggtataataaatttgatttttgccAGCAATCTTGGTTTAGTAAATAAGCTTCTGCTATATACCTCGGAACTTTATTCTCAGTCTGGTTGCCTTCCTGATTACTAAGTCTTTCTAAATTAGAGCAAgcaatttctctttgttttacctaatatttgaaaatggcaaaaaaaaatcccctgggTCACTGAAAATTATCCTTTCATTCCAGCCGCCTGTTTCAAGTCAGTCAAAACATTCCAGACTTCAAAAGGAGGCTCTGCCTTCTTAGGCCATTTTGGTGTCCCTCTATGGTTGGCCTAGGAGGGATCGGTTATTTGGATAAATTAATTTCTGGAGCCTGCTGGCCTTCTAGAAGACCTCAATGTCTGACTGCAAATTAGTTCTACTGAACATGAAGAAATCCCTGGACAGgctagaagaaataaatggtgATAAAATCTAATACTACAATGTTTGTAATGTGATTTTATTCTGCTATGTAGCTTGTAAGCATAGTTAatgttgaattaaatattttagattttttttttttaaaagaagggccATGAAAGCAGAAAATCAGATCAGTCTCCAAGTCGCAGCGAAAAAGGCTAAAAgccaactttaaaataaaacgtCTAGCAGGAATCTTTTATGAGAACAAACAAAAACGTCCCCGTCTTCCACAAAATCAACTATATATTTACATTACAAATACAAACCCCAAAGTCGGCCACCCCCTCCTCTGAGACAGGAAGTCACGCAGTTGAATTATGCTTTAGCCGGGGCTGTGAATAAACTGTCAGGCAGCCCCTGAGTATGCCTCGTCCAAGTGCCTGAGGAGAGCTTATCCTGAAGGAAGAGAAGTCTCTGAGCCAAAACTAACAAACAGGGCCCCTCAAGCGGAACAATGGTCCAGAAAactcagcaaaaaagaaaataaacttcatttgCAGTTTGTTTTTGACTGTTAAGAGCTTAGCTACAACTCTATCAAGATTTTTAAGAAGGTAAGAAATTTCACACATAAGGCATTCTCACAGCTGCTTGAGAGTTTATAGTGCAAATGTATCATCTTGTCTTGCCAGGTCTAATCCACTTTAGGAGATACTTGtatcttttctttccaaagtaaACAGAACCACACCTCtgagaaagagatgaagaacacttcctctccccacctccacccaccccccccaccccccccacccccccccccaccccccacccccccccccccccccggggccagAGTTCAGCTTGAGTGAGCTGAATCTAGCTCCTAGTCAATTTGTGCTAATGCTATCAAAGAGGTAAATGAAGATTAGAAATCAAGACTGAAGCTGGGGACATTTTTAGATCCAAAAGTATGtgcacataaaataaaagaacctaAAGTATAATATCCtcaagaaattctttaaaaatttgttaaaaatgcatgCCATTGGAAAATTTAACAACTGCAGTTCATTGTCTTTGTTAGTTAGTTGCAAATATATTCTAGTTTCCAAGATTCCATGAATCTCAacatgtaattaaatttgcaaaagttttaagaaaatatttatcacaaGATGGGACATAGATTAACTATTCCCCTTGTCCTATAGGTGgaacctctctttaaaaaaagaaatatttattttctaacccAAATTAAGCCAGCATTACTTGGAGTTGAATCAAagagaatatatgtatgtatatatactataattaataatagatGGAAACAGCATTaacaaataatgagaaaaaatacataaaaattgctaaaactgatGCTTTCCATTATATCCAAAAGTGTGCTCAATATCACGCTCACATTTCAGTAACATGGAATTAAGACTAATAAGATGATCATATTTGTGAGTTTTATTCTAATGTAACTGAAAATACTCACagactaatatttttttcaaaatttggaaCTACTCATGAGAAGTGATTTATATAAATgtcaagaaacaagagaaatataaatacttCAAGGTAAAATGAAGATACATCTATAGATTCCCTATAGAGATTTATAAAAAAGTAGGATGCATGGAAAAGCAGGCATCTATTACCTAGAGAAATCACtgtagaattcttttatttttgtaaaacttcAGGTGGGGGAAATATGGTctcaacatatctttttaaatgatcaaaatcTACACATACTTATTTTTCTGCCAAAGTGCAAAAAGAGTTAGATGAAttactttgtattttctgaaCATTTCACAAATAAGCCCTGGTTATGCTTCTCTCTCAAGGCTGCACATATTATCAAAGgttcttctttttcaacaatAGTTAGCTACATTTCCCATTTTAAGATCAAATTTATAACTATTGATCGAACTTctgttaaaaagagagaataagaagagaatgggggagaaaggaaagaaacagattaTTACTTCAAGTGAATATATAACAAGctaatgttggaccctggctcacgggtgccaacgcgtcccggtggacgccccagagactcagaccccagacaggcagatgcaacaagcaagagggtttattggacgtttgcgcaaacgggctctccgaggtggcagagccccgattagcaattacaggcatcttttaaaggcaaaaaaaacgcgggagtagcatagcattcgggttatgacatcattgatttctttgaaggtcagcacgaccatgttcagggactttcccagtcagggcgaggggagatagtttcttttttttatctcgcaaaaacagaatgtttttgttgcttgaattcttatcccggaaaaacagaatgtttttgttacttgaattcatgggaggcgcctggatgagctgcctcagggttaggccttgtcccacttgcaggtggggggggggggttcttcattccctcctctttgtttggactgattttaaccttaaaatcttagggaacttttatttcttcagttagaagggcccgatattgttgagttagtaccagagcttgggtGATGGACAATCtgtctcggatgaactggagcagccagttgaggatgcaggggccgaaagttagcagcaggagcaggataactagagggcccataattaagggttttccatttgttaaacgccgggtgagtatagttagccttgacagtgatgtaatcccaggaggaggagggcctccatcctgtgtctcccgtagtctcgcacccccaatttttacaatagaagtattccccccctccacaggtgggatttagcctgcgatttctgtggtacccgggacagacataaaagggaagagtgctgagcatggcccttctgtcaggcgtgccacatcctccccatgggtctaatcccagtcgccccaGGGGGCTTTCTCGGTCGGGGgccctagaggtgtcgaagtatccctctaggtcccatgggctgggggcccctattGTTAGTTtacataggtcaggatatagattaggccaccaggttcccacgggggcggtcttagttgtggaccagacctcgtcacccccagccgttagtacctgccaggttaacttttTGGGGGCATGAGGGTTACCCTTGGTGTGGGAGAAGAGcactaggagaggtaggaatacaACAATTGTCACtggacaatttttgaaagtcttatcttgaatgggttttgggtgcggtggagcttccattggggtggctcgcccgatccgtcctggctggcgtcagcggtgttcgttgatggggcgcgcttgacgtgtgaggcgtggacccaagcagtaataccgtctacttttagggcagttggggtggtcagtagtacgaTGTACgggcccttccagcgggactcaagggtcctggactgatgtctcctgacgtggacggagtcaccgatctggaatgGATGTGGGTTGGTTgcgtctccggggcggtagacagctgcaaggggtttccagatctggtgctggataatctggagcgcctttagcctgtcctgtaaaccgggagtattagcaagagggtcaatagcagaatctagtaagtccgttactggtgggggagTTCCATAGAAAATCTCATAAGGAGTTAGTCCATGACAtgtgggagtgttccggactcggaacaggaccaaggggaggagttggacccagtctgtagtgccagtctccaatgtcaatttagttagggtctctttaattgttctattcattctttctacctgccctgagctctggggtctgtatgcacaatgtaatttccaatttatccccagtaatctggccaccaactgacttacctgggagacgaaggcagggccgttatccgaccctattaccttgggcagtccaacccgggggaaaatttcttctaagattttcttgacaaccacctgggcagtttctcgtttggtggggaaggcttctgtccatcctgaaaaggtATCTATAAACACTAGAAGGTACTTGTTACCATATTTACCTGGCTTGATTTCAGTGAAGTCTACATCCCAATTAGTTCCGGGTCTGTCTCCCCTTATTCTAGTTCCCTCAGGCATCTTGAGGTGTTTGGCATTTACCTTAGCACAGGGTACACAAGCGCCGGTTACCTGTTGGATCAGGGAGGGGAGTTTGGGAATGTAATAGGTCTGATCCTCTCTCTGgaggagtgtttttaattttttgtgtccgAGGTGAGTCCACCGGTAGAGGTGAGTTACCAGTTCTTTGGCCCTTTGCTGAGGTAGGACAGTCTTTCCTTGGTGTTTCCAgaccttcatttgttcatcatattCTGCCCCTATTTGCTGGACAATATCCAGGTCGCTGTCTGAGTATTCGAGAGAGAGTTGCCCTGGTGTCTGGACAGCCTCTGGTACTTGTAGGGAGAGGGCCTGTGGGCCTAGagcagcggcccgtgctgtttcatcggccatcctgttcccctcagcTACTGGGTcgctgcctcgctgatgcccaggacagtaaattatacttaattttctcggcagaaaaagggaatggagaagttcttgtatttcttccctgttcttgatgttttttcctgcagaggtcaggagaccccttcttcggtatatttctccatgaacatgGGCAGTTGCAAAAGCGTACCTACtatcagtataaatgttgaccttcttgtccttagccttttttagggcctgagttagggctatgAGCTCCGCCCTTTGAGCCGAAGTTCCAGGCTTTAGGGCACAGGCCCAGATGACAGTTTTCCCATCTACCACCGCCGCCCCGGCTTTGcgctcaccatttcgtagaaagctgcttccatcagtgtaccaggttgcttcagcatctggcaaaggctggtccgtcaagtcccctctggtgccatgtacCTCAGCCAGGATCTGGTGGCagtcatgcattaccagggacaGGGACTCGGTTTCCGGAAGCAAGGTGGCTGGATTTAGGGATGTAACCGTTTCAAACCGTATCCACTCGGAATTCAgtagcatggcctgataatgggtcacccgagcgtttgagagccatctatcagggggctggcggataactgtctctatggcatggggggCCACCACCGTGAGGGGTTGGCCAAAAGTCAACTTGTCTGAGTCTttaaccaggactgccacagccgctataattcggagacatgggggccatcctgcagccacgctgtctaatttttttgaaaagtatgccacgggcctttttcagggtcccagtttctgagttaggacccctctGGCTATTCCTCGGcattcatcagcatatagcgcaaatggcttggttacatctgggaggctcagggcaggggcagtcaataaggccctttttattttgtcaaaagccaattgttgctcctttccccagtggtagggggtgttggatttcgtgagaggatataggggagccgccagctctgcaaacccgggtatccagaggcggcagaacccggcactgccaagGAACTCTCGTAGTCCTCTGGcattagtgggtgctgggatcagggctacagcctttttgcagctctccgtcagccacctctggcctccttccaggagatatcccagataggtcactcgtctctggcctatttgggcctttttggcggaggccctatatcCCAGttctcccagtctctcgagcagggcccccgtaccttttacacaatcctgttctgtcttagccgctaggagcaaatcatccacgtactgcaggaggatgaggtccggatggccaactcggaagtctgccaagtcctgatgcaaggcttcgtggaacaaggtgggggagtttttgaatccctgtggcagccttgtccaagtgagttgtcctgagaatcccatctcaagatctttttattcaaaggcaaaaataggctggctttgagagcttaaccttatgcaaaagaatgcatcttttagatctaAAACCATATACCAGACGTGGCTCGGGGGCAAGgtgctgagtaagttgtagggattcGGCACCGTGGGGTGTATGTCCTCCGCCCTTCAGTTAACTTCCTGTAAATCTTGTACTGGCCGGTAATCTCCTGTGCCGGGTTTTTTTTACAGGCAACagaggagtgttccagggcgactgacaaggtattaagatgcccaattgtaatagtctctgtatatgtggccgaatgtcctctttggcctctttgctcattgaatattgccagatcgatataggggtggccgaggatttttaggtttataattatggGTGGCTGGTTAACAGCTAGTCCCATTCCGGCTGTTTtcacccaggcctgagggtagttagtgagccattcagaatttaggggctgCACGGACGGTGGAGAGTCCTCGTGCAGCGGGTGTTCATCCTCTGGGCGCAAGGTCaatacctggaggggctgcccttctgcgccagtaatggtggcccctttctgatgaaaatagatctgagcccctacttttgaaagaaggtctttgcctaggagggggtaggggcagtctgggaccagtaggaaggaatgtgttacttgcccagtgctcaggtggaccttccATTCAGTTGTCCATTGATATAACTTGCCTCAGTTGCTCCCTGAACCCAAGACGTTTCAGAGCTCAAGGGTTCttttgcctcagttaaaactgaatgttgagctcccgtatcgaccaagaaggtcactggctggcccttctttggacaatctttaacccaatgtcctttttccttgcagtaggcacactggtctcgttcaacccgtggttttcttttgtctcccaggtccttactctgtcctgacttactctgccctgagccctgtactatggtggccagtatcccagtcagttctttattgcgtttcttttatctcttttattccctcgttcctcttgctctttacggatcctttcctccctttcctctggggtgtctctctctctctctctctctctttttttctttttttctttctctttctctctctctctctctctctctttctctttcctctctctctttcttttttttcactttctctttctctttctttttcactttctctctctctctctaagtatacatacggtagccctctattaatctttccagaaaacctgcactatagcacgtacctttgccaaattggtggggcgacgccctgcccctctgagacccgctaggagtacctggcgatagagacggagccgctccctaccagcagcagtgtcgtagtcccaggtcgggcgaaccaaggggaaaacatcctcgatttcattaggcagctgggtcggcctcccatccgcccccgggACGCTTTTCCGTGCTTCaaggtagacgcgctgtctcctccgtggtgaggagagtctgcaggagctgttggcaggcatcccaggttggctggtgggtcaacagaattgactcaattaacccggttagcacctgggggtcttgggagaaagtggggttatgagttttccagttgtaaaggtcagaggcagagaacggccagTATTGCATCTGGCCGCCCACTGATCGGAGGGGAAGTGCCTGGGAGGTCCAGACGTCTTCCGACTCCCCCCGCGCTCTCCTCCAAAGCGGAGGCGACTGGCGAGCGGGGGTGAAGCGAGGGGTCGCCTCTTTACCCCAGTAGAGTCGGGGGATGGAgctgagggagcggagggagaggtagggcagggaataaggggagtgacgcagggagggggtgggggtctcggcccgatcccccctgagaaggggtgaagcattttatccaggggggtGGGTTTTTAGCGAGATCTTCCCAAACTATGATGTACGGCACCTGATTGAGgtgcccattgggtcctggctgaaagaccagggccttcacctgcaagataacaccaatgttaaaagttccgtccctgggccacccgacgttgagagtcggccactctgaggagcagaaggtgacccatttttgtcttctgacttcgaccgaaagatTGTAtgcccggccggcgacttctttccagtgatctagagtgaggcttaaaggggtggttacagtctgtcccatgggtgtagagaagaggtgagcggtgaggaagaggacagagagaaagacacagaacagacatgcacacagatgacaggaccagcacggcggattcagatgggagcggtcgcgaacaacgaccctccccgaagaggagggagtgccgggctccctccctcttccagaccactccggagtccgactccggagcaggaccagaaagacacagaacaaacagacacacacaaatgtcaggactggcgcggcagattcagatgggagcggtcgcgaacagcgaccgtccctgaagaggagggagtgccggggctccgttccccttccagaccactccggagtccgactccggagggggaccaggggtctcagggcacttctgcctcccccgctggtccaaatacagagtacagcgtcctgcaggcacaatacagacccggcacagacccggccagtcagacagacggacgagacagatatgacatttagcgacagacaaatatgacatttagcgagatcggtcttacctcctacctgttttaggattgagcctgggggcgtctcggatcccggaagagcccccaaatgttggaccctggctcacgggtgccaacgcgtcccggtggacgccccagagactcagaccccagacaggcagatgcaacaagcaagagggtttattggacgtttgcgcaaacgggctctccgaggtggcagagccccgattagcaattacaggcatcttttaaaggcaaaaaaaccgcgggagtagcatagcattcgggttatgacatcattgatttctttgaaggtcagcacaaccatgttcagggactttcccagtcagggcgaggggagatagtttcttttttttatctcgcaaaaacagaatgtttttgttgcttgaattcttATCCcggaaaaaacagaatgtttttgttacttgaattcatgggaggcgcctggatgagctgcctcagggttaggccttgtcccacttgcgggcggggggggggggggggttcttcactAAAACTTATATTACTTAACCGTGGTTCGATGAGTAATTTTGTTAGACATTACAAAGAAATAAGAGGCTTGATTACTGTATTTTGGGGCTCACAGAaggctttaaaaaatggaagaaacaggaGAAGTATTTCTAATCTGTATGTGCTTTATGTGAACCGTTCTGGAAAAATAGAGCaagttttcttcaaaattatatGCTAACCCCAAAGGAACACAGAGAGCATTATGCATTTTGCTTCCTTGAATATGGAAAAACCACCTTGATCCTTACAGCCTTGCTTCCTCACTTTCAATAAGCACTAGATCATAAATCATGGATTCACTAAATCTCAGCAgtggaagggattttttttttaattaatttttattggtgttcaatttaccaacatacagaaaaacacccagtgctcatcctatcaagtgtccacctcagtgcccgtcacccattcccctccaacacccgccctcctccccttccaccacccctagttcgtttccccgagttaggagtctttatgttctgtctcccttcctgatatttcccaacatttcttttcagtgGAAGGGATTTTAAAGGTAATCCAGCTCCACCTTATTCCCATGCAGGAGTCTACAGCAGACTATCACCAAGTAGTAATGAGCTAAAGCTATTTGCGTAACAGGTTTAGAACAGCCCCAGCTCTGTAGTAAGTACATCgtaaaagttatttattcttAGTTGTGATATTCAGCCACAGAACATCTCCAAGGACATAGAGCTGGTACCTCCCAAGAAGAGCAGCCCATTTCATATTTTCCTGTAAATTCAAGTATTTAAGAACGATCGTTGGtctaataacttaaaaatatacaatgtatGGAGAAATTAGCTATCAATGCAAACAACTTTCTTGGCAACAACATAAAGGAACTCTTGGAACAATaatttgatcattttaatatgcatttttttttcatttttagtaaaaCACATTTATCATCTTAGAATTTATGAAATTATAGGATCAcgagtttatttttacttttatgaatgTCTTTTATGCGATACTATCTTTTCTCACTTGTTAAGGTAGGTAAAAACATCATAAAATTGTGGGGCTTGGGCTctcaaaataatatcaaaatctATTCAACTCTTATCAGCAGGGTAGGTAAAATCCACTAAGTCAGTCACAATTCCAGGAGATCACCTTTGTCCAAGAAGGTAATGCAACTTTCTTAATGCTCCAAGTAATGAGAAGTTCACCATACAATCTCATAGCACACTTGTGTAAATTAGTGTAGTTCTTTCACTTGCGGCCATTGCTGATGGTTCTGTGAATTATAGTCCTCACTCAATATTACAAATGGATCACATggttcatttgaaaatatctgttgGAGGAGgacgggtgttggaggggaatgggtgacgggcactgaggtggacacttgacgggatgagcactgggtgtttttctgtatgttggtaaattgaacatcaataaaaattaattaaaaaaaaaaagagggatccctgggtggcgcagcggtttggcgcctgcctttgactcagggcgcgatcctggagacccgggatcgaatcccacatcaggctcccggtgcatggagcctgtttctcactctgcctgtgtctctgcctctctctctctctctgtgactatcataaataaataaaaaattataaaaagtaaaaaaagaaaaaaaaaaaagaaagaaaatatctgttgggatgcctgggtggctaagttgttgatcatctgcttttggctcagggcatgatcctggagtcctgggatccagtcccacattgggctccctgcagggagcctgcttctccctctgcctgtgtctctgcctctctctgtgtctcttatgaataaaaaggaaaaaaatctcaaaaaaaattgttGGTTATATTGTTTTAAGATGGCAGCCTGAtttatagtttaaatttaaaatataactaagaGTTAAATTGATTTTGATGGAAATCAGTCACTGTACTTAAAAAACTGTCCTAGGACAAACAGAAAgataagtgttttttaaaagacaagataAAATGCTAAttgattaagttaaaatatagATCTAATTTATTAGTTCATAGTAAATGGCCAAGTATATTTGTTTCCCAAATAATTTGGAATCTGAACAAATAAGTCATTCTAATGTctgaagtgaatttttttttta
The Vulpes lagopus strain Blue_001 unplaced genomic scaffold, ASM1834538v1 ctg179, whole genome shotgun sequence genome window above contains:
- the LOC121483831 gene encoding LOW QUALITY PROTEIN: uncharacterized protein LOC121483831 (The sequence of the model RefSeq protein was modified relative to this genomic sequence to represent the inferred CDS: inserted 1 base in 1 codon; deleted 2 bases in 2 codons; substituted 5 bases at 5 genomic stop codons) → MPQAERERRARLHAVTRSPEARGFSGSIRTCRRGGPRRALREQLDFPDFRRLRTKSTKKNLLPEVQGCWNPLKKCVANSPYIIQKKKSSMEDPRGINGQSXKRXKKRNKELTGILATIVQGSGQSKSGQSKDLGDKRKPRVERDQCAYCKEKGHWVKDCPKKGQPVTFLVDTGAQHSVLTEAKEPLSSETSWVQGATXGKLYQWTTEWKVHLSTGQVTHSFLLVPDCPYPLLGKDLLSKVGAQIYFHQKGATITGAEGQPLQVLTLRPEDEHPLHEDSPPSVQPLNSEWLTNYPQAWVKTAGMGLAVNQPPIIINLKSSATPISIWQYSMSKEAKEDIRPHIQRLLQLGILIPCQSPWNTPLLPVKKPGTGDYRPVQDLQEVNXRAEDIHPTVPNPYNLLSTLPPSHVWYMVLDLKDAFFCIRLSSQSQPIFAFEXKDLEMGFSGQLTWTRLPQGFKNSPTLFHEALHQDLADFRVGHPDLILLQYVDDLLLAAKTEQDCVKGTGALLERLGELGYRASAKKAQIGQRRVTYLGYLLEGGQRWLTESCKKAVALIPAPTNARGLREFLGSAGFCRLWIPGFAELAAPLYPLTKSNTPYHWGKEQQLAFDKIKRALLTAPALSLPDVTKPFALYADECRGIARGVLTQKLGPXKRPVAYFSKKLDSVAAGWPPCLRIIAAVAVLVKDSDKLTFGQPLTVVAPHAIETVIRQPPDRWLSNARVTHYQAMLLNSEWIRFETVTSLNPATLLPETESLSLVMHDCHQILAEVHGTRGDLTDQPLPDAEATWYTDGSSFLRNGERKAGAAVVDGKTVIWACALKPGTSAQRAELIALTQALKKAKDKKVNIYTDSRYAFATAHVHGEIYRRRGLLTSAGKNIKNREEIQELLHSLFLPRKLSIIYCPGHQRGSDPVAEGNRMADETARAAALGPQALSLQVPEAVQTPGQLSLEYSDSDLDIVQQIGAEYDEQMKVWKHQGKTVLPQQRAKELVTHLYRWTHLGHKKLKTLLQREDQTYYIPKLPSLIQQVTGACVPCAKVNAKHLKMPEGTRIRGDRPGTNWDVDFTEIKPGKYGNKYLLVFIDTFSGWTEAFPTKRETAQVVVKKILEEIFPRVGLPKVIGSDNGPAFVSQVSQLVARLLGINWKLHCAYRPQSSGQVERMNRTIKETLTKLTLETGTTDWVQLLPLVLFRVRNTPTCHGLTPYEIFYGTPPPVTDLLDSAIDPLANTPGLQDRLKALQIIQHQIWKPLAAVYRPGDATNPHPFQIGDSVHVRRHQSRTLESRWKGPYIVLLTTPTALKVDGITAWVHASHVKR